A stretch of the Thalassotalea euphylliae genome encodes the following:
- a CDS encoding LysR family transcriptional regulator — protein sequence MLVDDLQVVLKVAEFQSIKQAADSLDIRVATASTAVKRVEKHYGIELFVRSTRQLRLSSAGEKYIPRIEQAVLTLNQIGQSAQDELNLVDGELRLAVPSDLGRNILLPWLDDFIEEHPKLSIKLNIGDRNTDFYRDPVDVALRYGVPKDSNMFGFKICDVPRILCAAPSYLNKVTPPKHPNDLTKLNGLCYQIRDLVNNTWEFSKGDETFKVKVPSNRVVNDAEIVRRWCVAGYGVATKSVLDMSTDLLAGRVVNLMPDYSPSPKELWLICPSRQLITPAVRLLRDHITQRCQQLLEELRSSGHLV from the coding sequence CGTAGCCACTGCGAGTACAGCAGTTAAGCGAGTAGAAAAGCATTACGGCATTGAACTGTTCGTGCGCTCGACAAGACAATTACGTTTATCTTCTGCTGGTGAAAAATATATTCCACGTATCGAACAAGCAGTATTAACCCTAAATCAAATAGGTCAAAGCGCTCAGGATGAACTTAATCTTGTTGATGGCGAATTACGCCTTGCAGTGCCTTCAGATTTGGGTCGTAATATCTTACTGCCGTGGTTAGATGATTTTATTGAAGAACACCCAAAACTCAGCATTAAGCTAAATATCGGGGACCGAAACACAGACTTTTATCGCGATCCGGTAGACGTTGCCCTACGTTACGGCGTTCCAAAAGACTCAAACATGTTTGGTTTTAAAATATGTGACGTACCACGAATATTATGTGCAGCCCCGTCATATCTCAACAAAGTTACACCACCTAAGCACCCTAACGATCTAACGAAACTAAATGGTTTGTGCTACCAAATTCGAGATTTAGTTAACAATACATGGGAGTTTTCTAAAGGTGACGAGACCTTTAAAGTTAAAGTCCCTAGTAACCGTGTTGTCAATGACGCCGAAATAGTTAGACGCTGGTGTGTAGCAGGTTATGGCGTTGCGACGAAATCGGTGTTAGATATGTCGACCGATTTACTTGCTGGTCGAGTAGTCAATTTAATGCCTGATTATTCCCCAAGCCCTAAAGAGCTTTGGCTGATCTGCCCTTCTCGTCAATTAATTACACCTGCAGTGCGTTTACTTCGTGACCACATTACCCAGCGATGCCAGCAATTACTCGAGGAATTGCGCAGTTCTGGCCATCTCGTATAA